The following are encoded together in the Dyella terrae genome:
- a CDS encoding glucose 1-dehydrogenase, whose translation MISTPSIAPFDAAPLAGKTVLVTGGAQGIGRGIAQAVLGAGGNVFIGDLDAEAGKACIDEWNVGKRAAFAVLDVSHETSVRRWMAAARKRFGRIDGLVNNAGIANPHTGPLDELSLDHWNRYLATNLTGPFLCSKHALADLKQHKGAVINIASTRALQSEADSEAYAATKGGLLAFTHALAISAGPDVRVNAILPGWIATDAWRKPAERQAPSLSRRDHAQHPAGRVGIPEDIGALVVLLLSAQSSFITGQHFVVDGGMTIKMQYV comes from the coding sequence ATGATCAGTACGCCCTCCATCGCCCCGTTCGACGCTGCGCCGCTCGCGGGCAAGACCGTCCTTGTCACGGGCGGTGCGCAAGGCATCGGTCGCGGCATCGCGCAGGCCGTGCTCGGCGCGGGCGGCAACGTTTTCATCGGTGATCTGGATGCGGAAGCCGGCAAGGCTTGCATCGACGAATGGAACGTCGGCAAGCGTGCGGCCTTCGCCGTGCTTGATGTGTCACACGAAACCAGCGTTCGCCGGTGGATGGCGGCCGCACGCAAACGCTTCGGCCGTATCGACGGACTGGTGAACAACGCAGGTATCGCCAACCCACACACCGGCCCGCTTGATGAACTGTCGCTCGATCACTGGAATCGCTACCTGGCCACCAACCTCACCGGCCCCTTTCTCTGCAGCAAGCACGCGTTGGCCGACCTGAAACAACACAAAGGTGCGGTGATCAACATCGCCTCCACGCGTGCACTGCAATCAGAAGCAGATTCGGAAGCCTATGCCGCAACCAAGGGTGGCCTGCTCGCTTTCACGCATGCACTCGCGATAAGCGCAGGCCCTGACGTCCGGGTTAACGCCATTCTTCCCGGATGGATCGCCACCGATGCGTGGCGCAAACCTGCCGAGCGTCAGGCTCCCTCACTCAGCCGTCGCGACCACGCGCAGCATCCCGCAGGCCGCGTCGGCATTCCTGAGGACATCGGTGCACTGGTCGTGCTCCTGCTGTCGGCACAGTCGTCCTTCATCACCGGCCAGCACTTCGTCGTCGATGGCGGCATGACCATCAAGATGCAGTACGTGTAA